The DNA sequence TTCCTTGGCCCGATGGGCGATCTCTTGAAAGCGTTGGCCCAAGTCGAGGATCGCCTGTTCGCTCTGCGCGATCACGCCTTGCAACTGGCCGTTCATGATCGGCACGAGCGGCGCCAGCGTGGCGCAAACGGCGGATTGGTAGCGCGTGCTGGTCTTCGCCTGCGTCGCTTCGAGGCGCGCCGTTTCCTCCGCGAGCCGGATAGCCAGGCGGCGCCGGCAATACCCGGCCATCCCCAGGGCGCCACAGACGACTCCCATCGCAGCGAACGCGACTTCGTTCCACATCACGTGAGCCCTTGTCCTTTCGGCCGCGTCCATCCCATCTGAGCGAACCGTTCTGTGACGCGAGCTGGTACATTGATGAGTTGCACCGACTCGTGGAGACAGGCCGCGATGAGCAGCTGGAGCGCGGATGCATCCACGGTTCCTGTTTCTCCAAGATCGACAGTGATGCCCTGGCCTTGTTTCAAGCCCGCCTGCAATTGGGTTTTGAAGTCGCTGATTTCAAATATCGTCAGGTCGCCGCTGGGGGCTAGAAGCAAAGGG is a window from the Nitrospira sp. genome containing:
- a CDS encoding STAS domain-containing protein, whose product is MTDPLLLAPSGDLTIFEISDFKTQLQAGLKQGQGITVDLGETGTVDASALQLLIAACLHESVQLINVPARVTERFAQMGWTRPKGQGLT